Proteins encoded together in one Aerosakkonema funiforme FACHB-1375 window:
- a CDS encoding glycosyltransferase: MQNIVAPVESRVANYRIGLVIEWYMGHVTHGQNLERSLRHNPRIEPTWMPVPFQSDDIWQKLPGHTLRLSLRARDLVRAAVQKNALDCLFYHTPVTALLSLGMMQRIPTILSLDCTPIDLVRMGAAYKYDAPNKLFDRLKFEWFRRMYESAAAIVTMSDWAKNSLVGDYNIASEKVTTILPGLDLNQWRPTVKEAGKNQPLKLLFVGGDFERKGGYVLLEAFRSGLRDRCTLDIVTKDEIVTSAESVRVHRGLTPNSPLLRQLFADADLFIFPTLGDFIPFVVMEAMASGLPIVATNVGAMPEQVEYGVTGLLVPPNDPGAIVQAVSSLANNPDRLVAMGIASRDRAERLFNGERNYKMVVDLIEQCVDEKRSL; this comes from the coding sequence GTGCAGAATATTGTCGCCCCTGTCGAAAGCAGAGTTGCCAACTACCGGATCGGCTTAGTCATAGAATGGTATATGGGTCACGTCACCCACGGGCAAAATTTGGAGCGATCGCTGCGCCACAATCCCAGGATCGAACCGACTTGGATGCCAGTACCGTTTCAAAGCGACGACATTTGGCAAAAATTGCCCGGTCACACCTTAAGGTTGAGCTTGCGAGCCAGGGATTTAGTACGCGCTGCTGTGCAAAAGAACGCTCTCGATTGTTTGTTTTACCATACCCCGGTGACGGCACTGCTGAGTTTGGGAATGATGCAGCGGATTCCCACAATTCTTTCCCTCGATTGCACCCCCATCGATTTGGTGAGAATGGGGGCAGCATATAAGTACGATGCACCGAATAAATTATTCGATCGCCTCAAATTTGAATGGTTCCGAAGGATGTATGAAAGTGCGGCGGCGATCGTCACTATGTCCGATTGGGCGAAAAACAGTCTCGTTGGAGATTACAACATTGCATCTGAAAAAGTGACGACAATTCTACCGGGATTGGATCTCAATCAGTGGCGTCCGACTGTAAAAGAGGCGGGCAAAAATCAGCCATTGAAACTTTTGTTTGTGGGTGGAGATTTTGAACGCAAAGGCGGTTACGTTTTACTGGAAGCATTCCGATCTGGATTGCGCGATCGCTGTACTTTGGATATTGTTACCAAAGATGAAATCGTTACGTCGGCAGAATCTGTGCGCGTACATCGCGGTTTGACGCCGAATAGTCCCTTGCTGCGGCAATTGTTCGCAGATGCCGATTTGTTCATTTTTCCAACTTTGGGGGATTTTATCCCATTTGTAGTTATGGAGGCGATGGCATCTGGTTTGCCGATAGTAGCGACGAACGTGGGAGCGATGCCGGAGCAAGTCGAGTACGGCGTAACTGGACTTTTGGTGCCGCCAAACGACCCAGGTGCGATCGTACAAGCAGTTTCATCTTTGGCAAATAATCCCGATCGTCTTGTGGCGATGGGAATCGCAAGTCGCGATCGAGCAGAACGCCTATTTAATGGAGAACGCAATTACAAAATGGTGGTAGACCTGATCGAGCAATGTGTGGATGAGAAGCGCAGCTTGTAG